ACCCGTTTCATGAAGTTTGCAtcttcccaagtggcttcttctgGTTTGAGATTTTCCCACTCCACTAGCCACTGAGTAACTAGAACTCCATTATTACTTCAGAGAGATCTTGTTTCCAGAATTGCTAGAGGCTGAGTCATGACTCTGCCATTCACCCACTAAAGGTGGATCTGTGCAGGGTACTGCACGTGTGCCTACGTGCTTCTTCAATTGACTGGCATGGAAACAGGGTGAATGCCACATTCAGAGGGAACTGCaatttataagccccactgccgatTCTCTCTAAAATTTTATAGGGGCCATAAAAACTTGGTAGTGAGGTTTATAGAATCATACGTATTCTGAAGCTGAAAGTTAGCACTGGTTAAACAAAACGGAAGTaatagaaaaagaaacagaaatcttTCTGAACAGAAGCAGAATGGCACTTTCGGATGTTAGTCATGCAGAAATGAAAAGTTTGAAGGCACTAACGAAAATTCTCATTTGTCATTTGTATGTAGGCTACCCAGTTTAGCGCACTACACTTTGGTCCAACGTAATCCTATCAACTAAAACCTAATCCATCGTACTGTCTTGATCCTCGCTACTCTGACTACAAGCCTTCCACTCCTATCCTCCACGCATGCTCACTAGCGACCTTCTCTTGGGTGCGCAATTGCACAACTTTGTTGGTTATGTTGTATTTTTCTATATGCTCTAGAGATTTACGATTTCTAGCAAACTTTCACCTTTGTATTTCATGTTTACCATATAATTAACTTAGTATTCGTTTTCGGCTATGTCCGCTTACGTATTTGCTTTCTGAATTTCCGCGGTGGTATCAGTTTTCACTAAAAAAGACGGAAACAAATCAGTTTCGTTCATTTTCGTTTTGCTACCAACCCTACTTGAGAGTCGAGGATGGAGTAAAAGATCTCCTTGCCACCGAGGATAAGGACAGTGACAGTGACACACAAGCTTGCGCTTTGTTGGCATTTACCCGATCTGATTTTTCCCATTACCATTTTGAGTGACAGTCGATTGGTTGCTGCTGCCAGATCCAGTAAACCTAATTAATCCCGAGTGACCCCACGATGGAAGATCGGTGACTGTAGAGCAAAAATGTATGGTCGGTGCGGTTCATTTGTGTCCACCCAACGACGACACTCTTATTTTCGTTGATCGAGAGCACCAAAGGAAACAAATTACTCCGTAGTACTTATAGGTCTCTGGTTTATCGTGAAAAAAAGTACTCCGTAGTACTTATAGGTCTCTGGTTTATCGTGAACTTTTCTCTTGCGATGGTACTTTCTGTTATAGACTTTGAAGTTCCTACAATGCGCTCGATCAACTTACGTGACATGCCACTGGTTGCAGTGTCTGTCAAGATTTCTACACTCCCTTCCAGTTCTTTGCAACATTTGAAATACAACACTAATGATCACAGAAGGAATTAAGTGCATCGGGCCAATGCATGTGATTTCATTCCACGATAACAGATAAACGGGGGTCTTCATACAGGACATGCATACAACCTTGCAAGAACACGGAGGCGATGCATGTGTTCTATACAAGGTCACCGTGCAACGCGCACGTACGTATGCGTACGCACGCATATATGCACCTTCCCTTTGCTCACCACGGACCATGTTTATTTACTTTAGTAATTTAATACTAATTACTATGCACGTAGGCGTGCAGAGCAACGGCATGCACGTAGAGTTCGACGCAGGTAGGCACTGGGCAGTACTGCCTACCGTACGTACGTACGTATGCATGGCTGCATTTCGTCTCGATCGTGTGCTCAGTTGCGGACCTCCGCCGGCGCCCGGTACATGGGCTCCGGAACCTCGTCCGCGCGCGCACAGCAGCGGCAGCCATGGTGATGGAAGAGCCCGTGCCCGCAGCAGCCCCAGTGacatccgccgccgccgtagcctccGCCGCCTTTTCCGCcgtggccaccgccaccgccaccgtagcctcctccgccgcctgggtagccgccgccgccgtaacCTCCACCGCCTTCCCCACCGTGGCCAgggtagccgccaccgccgccgtagccTCCACCGCCTTCCCCACCGTGGCCAGGgtagccgccaccgccaccgtagcctcctccgcCTTCCCCACCGTGGCCAGGgtagccgccaccgccaccgtagcctcctccgccgcctgggtagccgccgccgccgtaacctccaccacctcctccgtagcctccgccgccgccgtaaccTCCTCCACCTCCGCCATAGCCTCCCCCGCCGCCTCCGTGCCCGTGGTGGCCTCCGCCAAAGTGGAAGAAGTTCTTTACGCCGGCTTCATTCTCTTCCTTCTTGGCCTCTACATGGAGAGAAACAAAAGGGTGATGGAAATTAGTAGCTAACGCAGCAAAGCAAGTTTCTTAGCCTAATGACGAGAGCAATTAATTTAACTCCTGCCAGTTCAAAACTGCTCCGAGGAGTTGGTGCATTAGCTCACCAGGGTGTTCGTCAGTCGAGGCTACGAGGATAGCAGCAGCAAGCAGGAGAGCGAACACAAGAAGACCCTTGCTGGATGCCATGCCTGGCATCTGCCTCTTCGTGGTCGCTGTGGTTACTGGCTGGCCAGTGTGATGGATGAGATACAGATTAGCATGCAGAGCAGGCGAATTTATAGGAGGGAGAGGCCGATGGAGGGCTTGGATACGATAGATAGCTCGGGATCACGAGGAGCTGCGAGCCTGTGACTGTGAGCGAGCTGAGGTTGGGTCCCCATGGCCATGGCGTCGTCGTCGGCCCGTGGAGTGATGGTGGTTGGGAGAAGGACGGCACGCATTAATGGTCGATCCCAGCAATCTAGCATGGAAATAGCTAAGCTCCGCGTCGTCCGGAGGAGTACCAATGGGCAATGGCGCCAGCCTCCCCTCTGACGCCGAGCATACTCTGGATCGGATGTCTTCTTCTGCATGTGCAGTTGCGCACTGCGCGGGGTGGGTGCTGCTCGCGCGACGCGAAGATAAAGTTTGCATGCACGCACCAATCTCATTAATCAGCTCCGCTACAAGTTACACACGGACTCGCATGTGTATCCAAATCGGCCGAGCGGATTCTGGATCGGATATCTTCTTCTCTTCATCTGGAAAACGGACGTGGAGCATTGCTGAATGTTCCTACGATAAGTCATTTTCGCTTACATGGTGGGTAGTCACACATATATATCACATGCAGAGTAAACTTAGGTGATTCGGTCTGCTTAATTACATGTATATGTGTTTCTTTACGAGATATGTCACTCGCTTGATCAATGCGCACGCACGCCGGCACGCGTGCATTACTCTGCATAAATAGACACACTCTGTTAATCCTATAGTTTGGACTAATGGAAAATCCGTCTTTGCCGAGTTCTCAGCCTTTCACCAAGTTCCCTTTCATGGGAGGTCGGCTAAAAAGATCTCTACCGAGTATAGTTCTCGGTGATTTCTCGGACTTGGCAGCCACCACTCGTTACCGAGAGTCCGCCAAAAAGGACACGACAAGAACACATAACTCGGCTTATAAGTTCTTTACCGAGGGCTCAAAAAATAGAACTCGGCAATACGGCAGAAACCATACACATAGGAAGCACTACCAGAATAACCGGCGATGCCGACGGCgaaacctatgccgacggcccccgtcggcatagatgggtGTATTCCGACGGCCCAGCTCAAGCCGTCGGCGTATATCCATCTAAGCCTGGGCTAtgacaaccaggtgaaaaggtctaccggtcaaaccccgtccggcgaaagtcaaagggctagacccggcggtcgtctgtgtcagggttagaTGGGACGGGGTACCTGGAGGGGGGAGGGGCGTAGCAATGCCGCgaggtgttgcggtgggccctcctatggttgtggaagcgtggtggcaggcgcaggcacccggcacgcagctccggggtgtgcccccctcacgggtgTCGCTGCCGCCGTGTctcggaggggggaaacggccacgtcgggcCGACATGGAGGGAAACTTTGGGTGGGTTGGGCCGGGACGGTGTTGGGGGTGTAGCTATGGGCTG
This region of Triticum aestivum cultivar Chinese Spring chromosome 2D, IWGSC CS RefSeq v2.1, whole genome shotgun sequence genomic DNA includes:
- the LOC123054612 gene encoding glycine-rich cell wall structural protein, whose amino-acid sequence is MPGMASSKGLLVFALLLAAAILVASTDEHPEAKKEENEAGVKNFFHFGGGHHGHGGGGGGYGGGGGGYGGGGGYGGGGGGYGGGGYPGGGGGYGGGGGYPGHGGEGGGGYGGGGGYPGHGGEGGGGYGGGGGYPGHGGEGGGGYGGGGYPGGGGGYGGGGGGHGGKGGGGYGGGGCHWGCCGHGLFHHHGCRCCARADEVPEPMYRAPAEVRN